CGAGGCGCAGCGCAGCCGCGCTCCGATCCAGCGACTCGCTGACAAAGTCGCTGCCGTGTTCGTCCCTGCGGTGATCGCCGTGGCGGTCGTCACGTTTATTGTGTGGATGTTTGTTGGACCAGAGCCGCGGCTGCCTTACGCGCTGGTGAATGCGGTGGCGGTGCTGATCATCGCGTGTCCATGCGCCTTGGGGCTTGCGACGCCGATGGCGATCATGGTCGGCACGGGTCGCGGCGCAACCGCCGGAGTGCTTATCAAGAACGCCGAAGCACTGGAAACGATGGAGAAGGTGGACACCATCGTCGTCGACAAGACGGGAACGCTGACCGAAGGACGGCCGAGCCTGGAGGCAGTGGAGGCAGCGGACGGATTCACGGAAGACGAGGTAGTGCGCACAGTCGCGAGCCTGGAGCGCGGGAGCGAGCATCCACTGGGTGCCGCGATTGTGAGAGCGGCGGAGGCCAATGGGCTGCAACTGTCCCAACCGGGGAATTTCAAGTCGTTGACCGGGCTCGGAGTCACAGGCGAAGTGCAGGGGCGGAGGGTCGCAGTCGGCAACGACCGAATGATTAGCGAATTGGGAATTCAACCTGGGACGTTGCTCCAGGGTGCCGAGAAATTGCGCGGCGAAGGGCACACTGTGATGTTCGTTGCGATCGATGGCCGCATCGCGGGTGTGCTGGGCGTCCTCGACCCCGTGAAGCAGTCAACGGTAGAGGCCCTGCGATTGTTGGCGTCGGAAGGCGTGAAGGTCGTGATGCTGACGGGCGACAGCCGCACGACGGCGCAGGCGGTGTCGCGGAAGTTGGGCATTGCGGAGTTCGAAGCCGAAGTGCTGCCGGAGAAGAAGTTGGATGTCGTGAAGCGGCTTCAGCAGCAGGGACGAATCGTGGCGATGGCAGGCGATGGCATCAATGACGCGCCAGCACTGGCGCAGGCGCAGGTTGGCATTGCGATGGGTACGGGCACGGACGTTGCCATGCAGTCAGCCGGCATAACGCTAGTAAAAGGCGACCTGCGGGGCATTGCGCGCGCAAAGAAGTTAAGTGAAGCGACGATGCGCAATATCCGGCAGAACCTGTTCTTCGCGTTCATTTATAACGCGCTGGGCGTGCCGATCGCAGCGGGAGTGCTGTATCCATTCTTTGGAATTCTGTTGAGCCCAATCATCGCGGCGGCGGCAATGAGCTTCAGCTCAGTGTCGGTGATCACGAACGCGTTGCGCTTGAGGCATGTGAAGCTGTGATAGCTCGGTGGCCGCAAGCCCAATTCGGGCTCAACGCTGTGTAGCAAAAAGGCGCACCGAGATTGGCTCGAGTGCGCCTTTTCAATCTTATCGAATGACTAGAGTTTGCTGAGGTAGTCAATAATCTCCGGCGAAGTCCATTCCTGGGGGCCGATGAACTTGCGACGAATGATGCCATCGCGATCGATCAGGAACGTTTCGGGAAACTGGTAGGAGCCGTAGAGCGAGTTGGACTTGTGCTCGGCGTCGCGAACGGTAAGCAGGCCCTGCGTTCGCTTCTCGGTAAACTTCTTGTAAGCATCGGCGTCCACGTCTGTGCTGACGGCGAGGATTACGACCTTGTCACCGAGTTGCTTCTGGAGGGCGATCATGGATGGCATCTCCTCCACGCATGGCGGACACCATGTAGCCCAGAAATTCAGCAGAACGGGTTTTCCGCGAAAATGACTCAGGGTCACGCTGCGGTCGGCGTCCCTGACAGTGAAGTCTGGCGCGGCGTTTCCGATATTCGGAGGCGCAGTGCCACGGCACCCCGCGAGTCCGAGGGAAACGGCGGCAACTAGCGCAAGCATTACGAGATAACGGGCAAAGCGGCTCACGACTCATATAATACTAAGAACGACAAGAAGATGCCTTCTGAAGTGGAAAGCAAGACACCGGAACTGGTAACAAACACGGCGGTGCCAAGAGTCACCGTAGTAGTCCCAGCGCGGAACGAAGAGGCATGCTTGGAACGCTGCCTGCGCTCGCTCGTTGCGCAGCAGGGAGTTTCCTTCGAGTTGATCGTTGTGGACGATGCTTCGACCGATGCGACTGCGGCAATCGCCGAACGTTTCACGCGCGTGAAGGAGTGCCCAGTTATCGGCACCAACCCTGGAATACTGCGGGTACGGGTAATGCAGTCGCCGCCACTGCCGCCCG
This genomic interval from Clostridia bacterium contains the following:
- a CDS encoding TlpA disulfide reductase family protein, with the translated sequence MSRFARYLVMLALVAAVSLGLAGCRGTAPPNIGNAAPDFTVRDADRSVTLSHFRGKPVLLNFWATWCPPCVEEMPSMIALQKQLGDKVVILAVSTDVDADAYKKFTEKRTQGLLTVRDAEHKSNSLYGSYQFPETFLIDRDGIIRRKFIGPQEWTSPEIIDYLSKL